Proteins from a single region of Ogataea parapolymorpha DL-1 chromosome IV, whole genome shotgun sequence:
- a CDS encoding Permeases of the drug/metabolite transporter (DMT) superfamily has product MSSLTVTRSAIERAKRSRDWSLGLFFLFCVVGLWVLSSVLLNDLFEKDIYSKPFFITWINTASFALYLIPYHLSNHTEFDLDAEYLPLTVKETIQLAFWFCTLWFLSNLVTNASLLYTSVSSQTILSSTSSFFTMIVGALFLIERINKTKLASIVMSFVGVVLVTRNDDPSPTETKQYVVMGNILALSGAFLYGVYSILLKLKIKNDSRIDMRLFFGFVGIFNLLFLWPPLVLLDKMGYEKFELPPTSYVYFVVIFNCAISFLADFLWARAMLLTSPLTVTLGLSLTIPFAMVCDFVFKHKVNSGVYIMGALFICLSFYFVNKSESEQ; this is encoded by the coding sequence ATGTCTTCGCTGACCGTCACCAGAAGCGCTATTGAAAGGGCGAAGCGATCGCGCGACTGGTCTTTGGgactcttctttcttttctgCGTGGTTGGACTCTGGGTTTTATCGTCagtgctgctcaacgacCTGTTTGAGAAAGACATCTATTCAAAACCGTTTTTCATCACATGGATAAACACTGCATCCTTCGCGCTCTATCTCATTCCCTACCATTTGTCAAACCACACGGAATTTGATCTCGATGCAGAATATCTACCGCTGACTGTCAAAGAGACTATCCAGTTGGCATTCTGGTTCTGCACCTTGTGGTTCCTGTCTAATTTAGTCACAAACGCATCGCTACTATACACCTCCGTGTCCTCCCAGACCATCCTATCATCGACGTCGTCCTTTTTCACCATGATAGTTGGCGCTTTGTTCCTGATTGAGCGCATTAATAAAACAAAGCTGGCCTCTATCGTGATGTCCTTTGTCGGCGTTGTACTTGTCACCCGCAACGATGACCCGTCGCCAACCGAAACCAAACAATACGTTGTTATGGGCAATATTCTTGCATTATCGGGCGCCTTCCTGTACGGAGTCTACTCAATattgctcaagctgaaaatcaagaacGACAGCAGAATCGACATGAGACttttctttggctttgtcGGTATCTTCAACCTGCTATTCTTATGGCCACCGTTAGTtttgctggacaaaatgGGGTACGAGAAATTCGAGCTCCCGCCAACCTCGTACGTGTATTTCGTGGTCATATTCAATTGTGCCATCTCGTTTCTCGCGGATTTCCTCTGGGCCCGTGCCATGCTTCTCACGTCGCCATTGACGGTCACGCTAGGTTTATCGCTGACAATACCATTTGCCATGGTGTGCGACTTCGTGTTCAAACACAAGGTCAACTCAGGGGTGTATATTATGGGAGCGTTGTTTATTTGCTTGTCTTTCTACTTTGTGAACAAAAGTGAAAGCGAGCAGTAG
- a CDS encoding putative allantoate permease, with protein sequence MSSMVKEDSVIVSNESANFSDESLDLADAPNPFLDPAIERKFRQIYEESQYECRHRLDPEFTWTKKEERKVLWKLEYRVTFLACFMFAALQVDRGNLAQAVSDNLLDDLNLTTNQYNTGNTIFYLCFLSMELPSQLISKRLGADVWIPLQMCAWSIVTICQFWLKGKHSFYACRALLGIFEGGFIPDLVLWMSYFFTASELSIRLSLFWTSLSLSQIISAFEAYGLLHLRGHAGKGGWAWLFMVEGLSTLAIGIVSWFLMVPSAVQTKKPWNKKGWFTEREEKIVVNRILRDDPTKGDMHNRQGLTLKMIWTALMDYNLWPIYFIGLIAYIPVNTVTAYLTLVLKSSGFGTFDVNLLTIPYNVLHIILLLLITWLSEKINERLLLSLVQPIYSVPLLGVLRWWSGSLDNKWGTFAVTTLLLGVPYIHAMMVSLCSRNSQSIKTRTVSASLYNMFVQAGSIVASNIYRTPDKPYYHAGNTALFWISFLMIPTLLLSKLYYVYLNRKRDRIWQAMSEKEREDYILNSQDEGSARLTFRFAH encoded by the coding sequence ATGTCAAGTATGGTGAAGGAAGACTCAGTCATCGTTTCGAATGAGAGCgcaaatttttcagatgAGAGCCTAGATCTGGCCGACGCTCCAAATCCATTTTTGGATCCTGCCATCGAACGCAAGTTCAGACAGATCTACGAGGAGAGCCAGTACGAGTGTCGTCACCGGCTGGATCCGGAGTTCACCTGGaccaaaaaagaggagCGCAAAGTTTTGTGGAAGCTCGAATACCGCGTTACTTTCCTCGCCTGCTTCATGTTTGCTGCCTTGCAGGTCGATAGAGGTAATTTAGCCCAGGCTGTGTCGGACAACCTGTTGGACGACCTCAACCTTACCACCAACCAGTACAACACAGGTAACACCATTTTCTACTTGTGTTTCCTGTCTATGGAGCTGCCATCGCAGCTGATCTCCAAGAGACTGGGAGCTGACGTCTGGATTCCTCTCCAGATGTGTGCCTGGTCCATCGTCACTATCTGCCAGTTCTGGCTCAAGGGCAAGCACAGTTTCTACGCCTGTCGTGCTCTTTTGGGAATTTTCGAGGGAGGATTCATTCCAGACCTGGTCCTGTGGATGTCCTATTTTTTCACTGCCAGCGAGCTTTCTATCAGACTGAGTTTGTTCTGGACAAGTTTGTCGCTGTCGCAGATTATTTCCGCTTTCGAGGCCTACGGACTGCTCCACCTGCGTGGCCATGCGGGCAAGGGAGGCTGGGCATGGCTTTTCATGGTGGAAGGTCTTTCGACGCTCGCCATTGGAATTGTTTCGTGGTTCCTGATGGTTCCTAGTGCTGTGCAGACGAAAAAGCCATGGAACAAAAAAGGATGGTTCACCGAGAGagaggagaaaatcgtGGTGAACAGGATCCTCAGAGACGACCCTACCAAGGGCGACATGCACAACCGTCAAGGACTGACCCTGAAGATGATCTGGACCGCTCTGATGGACTACAACCTGTGGCCTATTTACTTCATTGGTCTGATTGCGTACATTCCTGTCAACACTGTCACTGCGTACCTGACTCTGGTTCTGAAGAGCTCTGGATTCGGCACCTTCGATGTCAACCTGCTCACAATTCCATACAATGTGCTCCACATTATTTtactgctgctgatcacGTGGCTTTCcgagaaaatcaacgagAGACTGCTACTTTCGCTGGTGCAACCCATCTACTCGGTTCCGTTGCTAGGTGTTTTACGGTGGTGGAGCGGCTCGCTGGACAACAAATGGGGCACTTTCGCCGTCACAACGTTGCTTCTCGGTGTGCCTTACATTCATGCAATGATGGTGTCGTTATGTTCGCGGAACTCCCAATCGATCAAGACCAGAACCGTCTCTGCGTCGCTGTACAATATGTTTGTGCAGGCAGGTTCCATTGTGGCGTCCAACATCTACAGGACCCCGGATAAACCATACTATCACGCGGGTAACACGGCGCTGTTCTGgatctcgttcttgatgatTCCAACCCTGCTGCTGTCAAAGCTGTACTATGTGTATTTGAACCGGAAAAGGGATAGGATCTGGCAGGCCATGTCCGAAAAGGAAAGAGAGGACTACATTCTCAACTCGCAGGATGAGGGTTCGGCAAGACTAACGTTCCGGTTTGCCCATTGA
- a CDS encoding mitochondrial import inner membrane translocase subunit TIM23 → MSWLFGSKQEKKETPVAPAGQAGFDANQISDISSILKSNTLDPTKLHPLAGLDKDIEYLDLDEEKLTTLEGAGNGLLPSRGWTDDLCYGTGTVYVLGLGLGGIRGLNEGLKNLPQGRVDPVTNQLRPVPFKLKLNTVLNQVTKFGPHMGNNAGVLAIMYNLIDSSLDNIRNKHDDLNSLAAGFLSGALFRSSKGLKPMGYSAGAMTLVAAAWCGLKRLIN, encoded by the coding sequence ATGTCGTGGCTGTTTGGAAGTaagcaggagaagaaagagacgCCAGTGGCTCCAGCTGGCCAGGCTGGATTCGATGCCAACCAAATCTCGGACATTTCTAGCATTCTGAAAAGTAATACCTTGGATCCAACCAAGCTGCATCCTTTGGCCGGTCTCGACAAAGATATCGAATACCTggatttggacgaggaaaaactCACCACTCTGGAAGGTGCCGGCAACGGGCTGTTGCCATCCAGAGGATGGACCGACGATCTTTGTTACGGAACGGGTACCGTGTACGTTCTAGGACTGGGTCTTGGAGGTATCCGTGGACTAAATGAGGGTCTGAAAAATCTGCCGCAGGGAAGAGTGGACCCTGTGACAAATCAGCTCAGGCCAGTTCCATTCAAGCTCAAATTGAACACAGTTTTGAACCAGGTTACCAAGTTTGGCCCCCACATGGGTAACAATGCTGGTGTTTTGGCTATTATGTACAACTTGATTGACTCTTCTCTGGACAACATTAGAAACAAGCACGATGACCTCAACTCGCTGGCTGCTGGCTTTTTGAGTGGCGCGCTCTTCAGAAGCAGCAAAGGTCTCAAACCTATGGGATATTCGGCTGGTGCAATGACCTTGGTGGCCGCAGCATGGTGTGGACTCAAACGACTGATCAATTGA
- a CDS encoding Acetyl-CoA carboxylase, protein MTASYKPKHATLPKHFLGLNSVEVAEPSEVKDFVVKHEGHTVIQKVLIANNGIAAVKEIRSVRKWAYETFGNERAIQFVAMATPEDLDSNADYVRMADQYVEVPGGTNNNNHANVDLIVEIAERTKVDAVWAGWGHASENPELPEKLAASPRKIVFIGPPGSAMRSLGDKISSTIVAQHAKVPCIPWSGTGVDKVTVDEHGIVSVDAETYAKGCCEGPEDGLRKAKEIGFPVMIKASEGGGGKGIRKVEKEEDFITLYHQAASEIPGSPIFIMQLAGSARHLEVQLLADQYGNNISLFGRDCSVQRRHQKVIEEAPVTIAKEDTFRQMEAAAVRLGKLVGYVSAGTVEYLYSYADDKFYFLELNPRLQVEHPTTEMVSGVNLPATQLQIAMGIPLHRIRDIRLFYGADPHTATEIDFEFKNENSVTSQRRPIPKGHCTACRITSEDPSEGFKPSSGTLHELNFRSSSNVWGYFSVSNQSSIHSFSDTQFGHIFAFGENRQASRKHMVVALKELSIRGDFKTTVEYLIKLLESPDFEDNTITTGWLDELISKRLTSERPDPHVAVICGAVTKAHQACEENKKEYIACLEKGQVPAKELLKTIFNVDFIYEGQKYTFTCAKAAEDMFSLFINGSRCVTKVKALADGGLLVALSGKSHSVYWKEEVGATRISVDGKTCLLEDENDPTQLRTPSPGKLVRYLVENGGHVTAGKPFAEVEVMKMFMPLVAQENGIVQLLKQPGSTLAAGDILAILSLDDPSRVKHALPFDGTLPDLGDPIVIGTRPVHKYHKLLNVLTNILAGFDNQVVMNATLTDLIQILKDPELPYSEWQNVISALHSRLPAKLDQQLTELIERSHRRKAEFPARQVLKLFEKARAEGQLGALLEQAIEPLLEIAHGYLEGLESHEFSVFAKLLMEYYNIESLFSGENTRLEDVILRLRDENKNDLSKVVTYALSHSRIGAKNNLIVAILDKYRPVLQENPEALRIFKEPLKKIVELDSRATAKATLKAKEVLIFCSLPSIKERSDQLEHILRTSVVETRYGETTAAKHRLPDMEVIRDVIDSNYVVFDVLTQFLCSADPWIAAAAAEVYIRRAYRAYSVTEVKHHLSSSNSSPVVSWRFQLPALSTAAYNSVPDSIRNSKSTSMNRAVSVSDLTFMINKDDSQPLRTGILVPAGHLDDVEDMLSRGLELAEVGAGQDPINVCNVFVQSTEGYDTEEEVLKQMAEIVDSMRHELHDALIRRLTFVLTDHVGTYPKYYTFKYSDGAYIEDQVIRHIEPAMAFQLELGRLSNFHIKPVQTANRNIHVYEAVAKNSSGIDKRYFTRGIIRTGSIKDDITAPEYLTSEAHRLMSDILDALEIIDTSNTDLNHIFINFSAVFNITPEDVRNAFGGFLERFGRRLWRLRVTGAEIRIMCTDPETGVPFPLRAIINNVSGYVVKSEMYIEERNANGEWIFKSLGTPGAMHLRAISTPYPTKEWLQPKRQKAHSLGTTYVYDFPELFRQAVHSLWQKYDPSAKVGDDVFSYLEIITDEAGNLTEVEREPGANTIGMVGFKMTAKTPEYPRGRQFVVIANDITFKIGSFGPKEDVFFHKCTELARSLGIPRIYLSANSGARMGMAEELIPYYKVNWIDPSNPSRGFTYFYLTPEDLAELEKTGKGGSVITERVVENGEERHVITAIVGVEDGLGVECLKGSGLIAGGTARAYRDIFTLTLVTCRSVGIGAYLVRLGQRAIQVEGQPIILTGAPAINKVLGREVYSSNLQLGGTQIMYRNGVSHMTARDDLQGVEKIMEWLSYVPAKRGLPVPILESREDPWDRDVVYRPVKNEPYDVRWLIAGRETEDGFEPGLFDRNSFQEALAGWARGVVIGRARLGGIPMGVIGVETRTVDNLVPADPANPNSTELLIQEPGQVWHPNSAYKTAQAIRDFNNGEQLPLMIIGNWRGFSGGQRDMYNEILKYGSYIVDALVDFKQPIFIYVPPTGELRGGSWVVVDATINKDMMEMYADVDARGGILEPAGAVNIKYRENKLVVTMDRLDDKCKQLRQQLSAEGLADEEKTKLTKELSERHRELMPIYSQIAVQFADLHDRCGRMLAKGVIRKALEWTNSRRFFFWRVRRRLNDEYLIAKIAEQLPQSTRLERVARLNSWYPSSLDLEDDRAVATWTEDNHKLLENNLKKLKGDAVKQTLARLFRTDMKHTAEGLSEILSLLPAEDREAILKELKH, encoded by the coding sequence ATGACAGCCTCATACAAACCAAAGCATGCAACTCTTCCCAAGCATTTTTTGGGACTTAATTCCGTCGAAGTCGCCGAGCCCTCTGAGGTGAAGGACTTTGTCGTCAAACACGAAGGACACACAGTTATTCAGAAAGTGCTGATTGCCAACAATGGTATTGCAGCCGTGAAAGAGATCCGCTCGGTGAGAAAATGGGCCTACGAGACATTTGGCAACGAAAGAGCCATCCAATTCGTCGCCATGGCCACTCCCGAGGACCTCGACTCTAATGCCGATTACGTCAGAATGGCCGACCAATACGTCGAAGTTCCTGGAGGAACgaacaacaacaaccatGCCAACGTGGACCTGATTGTCGAGATTGCAGAGAGAACCAAAGTGGACGCTGTCTGGGCCGGTTGGGGACATGCCTCCGAAAACCCAGAGCTGCctgagaagctggctgcGTCTCCGCGTAAGATCGTCTTTATTGGTCCGCCAGGGTCCGCCATGAGATCGCTTGGTGACAAAATTTCTTCAACGATTGTGGCCCAGCACGCCAAGGTGCCGTGTATTCCATGGTCTGGAACAGGCGTCGACAAGGTCACCGTCGACGAGCACGGAATCGTGTCTGTCGACGCCGAAACCTATGCCAAGGGATGCTGTGAGGGTCCTGAGGATGGTCTTCGAAAGGCCAAGGAAATCGGGTTCCCAGTTATGATCAAGGCCTccgaaggaggaggaggtaAAGGTATCAGAAAGgtcgagaaggaggaagattTCATCACCTTGTACCACCAGGCCGCTAGCGAGATCCCAGGATCGCCGATTTTCATCATGCAGCTGGCCGGCTCCGCCAGACATTTGGAAGTGCAGCTGTTGGCCGATCAGTACGGAAACAACATCTCGCTTTTTGGCAGAGACTGTTCTGTGCAGAGAAGACACCAGAAGGTCATTGAGGAAGCGCCAGTGACGATCGCCAAAGAAGACACATTCAGACAGATGGAGGCTGCTGCCGTCAGACTGGGTAAACTGGTCGGCTACGTTTCTGCCGGTACTGTCGAGTACCTTTATTCGTATGCAGACGACAAGTTCTactttttggagctgaACCCTAGATTGCAAGTCGAACACCCAACTACTGAGATGGTTTCTGGCGTGAACCTGCCTGCCACGCAGTTGCAAATCGCCATGGGTATTCCTCTGCACAGAATCAGAGACATTCGTTTATTCTACGGAGCCGATCCTCACACCGCCACAGAGATCGACTTCgagttcaagaacgagaacaGCGTGACGTCGCAGCGCCGGCCTATCCCCAAGGGCCACTGTACCGCGTGCCGTATCACCTCAGAGGACCCCAGCGAGGGATTCAAGCCGTCGAGTGGTACGCTGCACGAGCTGAACTTCCGGTCCTCATCCAACGTGTGGGGTTACTTCTCGGTCAGTAACCAATCCTCGATCCACTCCTTCTCCGACACGCAGTTCGGTCACATTTTTGCgtttggagaaaatagaCAGGCGTCGAGAAAACACATGGTGGTTGCATTGAAAGAGCTCAGCATCAGAGGTGATTTCAAGACCACCGTCGAGTACctgatcaagctgcttgagtCTCCAGATTTCGAGGACAACACCATCACCACTGGCTggctggacgagctgatcagcaAGAGACTCACGTCGGAGAGACCCGACCCTCACGTTGCCGTGATTTGCGGTGCGGTCACCAAGGCCCACCAGGCATGCgaggaaaacaaaaagGAGTACATTGCCTGTCTTGAGAAGGGACAGGTGCCAGCTAAGGAGTTGCTCAAGACCATCTTCAACGTCGACTTCATCTACGAGGGCCAGAAATACACTTTCACGTGTGCAAAGGCGGCAGAGGACatgttcagcttgttcatcaACGGCTCCAGATGCGTGACGAAGGTCAAGGCCCTCGCGGACGGCGGTCTGCTGGTTGCCCTAAGCGGCAAGTCGCATTCTGTCTACTGGAAAGAGGAGGTCGGGGCTACCAGAATCTCTGTGGACGGCAAAACTTGCTTGCTagaggacgagaacgatCCTACCCAGCTGAGAACGCCGTCTCCAGGTAAGCTTGTGAGATATCTGGTGGAGAACGGCGGACACGTGACTGCAGGCAAGCCGTTTGCCGAGGTCGAGGTGATGAAGATGTTCATGCCGTTGGTTGCTCAGGAGAACGGTATTGTGCAGCTGTTGAAGCAGCCGGGCTCTACTCTTGCTGCGGGCGACATTTTGGCCATTTTATCTCTGGACGATCCGTCCAGAGTGAAACATGCTCTGCCGTTTGACGGCACTCTTCCAGACCTGGGCGACCCTATTGTTATCGGTACTCGCCCTGTTCACAAGTaccacaagctgctgaacgtGTTGACCAACATTCTGGCCGGTTTCGACAACCAGGTGGTGATGAACGCCACGCTGACGGACCTGATCCAAATATTAAAGGACCCAGAGCTGCCATACTCTGAATGGCAAAACGTGATATCTGCTCTGCACTCGCGTCTGCCGGCCAAACTGGACCAGCAACTGACCGAGCTGATTGAGAGAAGTCACAGAAGAAAGGCAGAGTTCCCTGCCAGACAGGTTttgaagctgtttgagaaggCCAGAGCAGAAGGCCAGCTCGGAGCGCTTCTCGAGCAGGCCATCGAGCCACTTCTTGAGATTGCCCACGGCTACCTAGAGGGCCTGGAGAGCCACGAGTTCTCTGTGTTTGCCAAGCTTCTGATGGAGTACTACAATATTGAGAGTCTATTCAGCGGCGAGAACACGAGACTCGAGGACGTGATCCTGAGACTTAGAGATGAGAACAAGAACGACCTCAGCAAGGTGGTGACGTATGCGTTGTCGCACTCGAGAATCGGCGCCAAGAACAACCTGATTGTCGCCATTCTCGACAAGTACAGACCGGTTTTGCAAGAGAATCCAGAGGCGCTTCGGATTTTCAAGGAGCCCTTGAAGAAAATTGTCGAGCTTGATAGCCGGGCGACCGCCAAGGCCACgctcaaggccaaggaggttctcattttctgctccCTGCCATCCATCAAGGAGAGATCTGACCAGTTGGAGCATATTCTAAGAACATCTGTTGTGGAGACGAGGTACGGCGAGACCACTGCTGCGAAGCACAGACTTCCAGATATGGAGGTTATCCGTGACGTGATCGATTCCAACTACGTTGTGTTTGACGTGCTGACGCAGTTCCTGTGTTCTGCGGACCCGTGGatcgctgctgctgctgcagaggTGTACATCAGAAGAGCCTACAGAGCTTATTCGGTGACAGAAGTCAAACACCATctttcgtcgtcaaacagctctcCTGTGGTGTCGTGGCGATTCCAGCTGCCTGCGCTGTCGACAGCAGCATACAACTCTGTTCCCGACTCCATCAGAAACTCCAAATCTACGTCGATGAACAGGGCCGTCTCCGTGTCGGACCTGACGTTcatgatcaacaaggacgactCGCAGCCTCTGCGGACGGGTATTCTTGTTCCGGCGGGCCATTTGGATGACGTCGAGGACATGCTCAGCAGAGGCTTGGAGCTGGCAGAAGTCGGCGCGGGGCAAGACCCGATCAACGTGTGCAACGTCTTTGTGCAGTCGACGGAGGGCTACGACACCGAGGAAGAGGTTTTGAAGCAGATGGCCGAAATCGTCGACTCGATGAGACACGAGCTACACGACGCCCTGATCAGAAGACTCACGTTTGTGCTGACCGACCACGTTGGCACGTATCCAAAGTATTACACGTTCAAATACTCTGACGGTGCCTACATCGAAGACCAGGTCATCAGACACATCGAGCCGGCGATGGCGTTCCAGCTGGAGCTTGGCAGACTGTCAAACTTCCACATCAAGCCGGTGCAGACCGCCAACAGAAACATCCACGTGTACGAGGCGGTGGCCAAGAATTCGTCTGGCATCGATAAGCGGTACTTCACCAGGGGAATTATCCGCACGGGCTCGATCAAAGATGACATCACGGCGCCCGAGTACCTGACTTCGGAGGCCCACAGACTTATGAGCGACATTTTGGATGCTCTTGAGATCATTGACACCTCCAACACCGACCTTAACCACATCTTCATCAATTTCTCGGCCGTCTTCAACATCACACCTGAGGACGTGAGAAACGCGTTCGGCGGCTTCCTTGAGCGGTTCGGCAGAAGACTCTGGAGACTCAGAGTCACCGGCGCAGAGATCAGAATCATGTGCACGGACCCAGAGACAGGCGTGCCGTTCCCTCTCAGGgccatcatcaacaacgtCAGTGGCTACGTCGTCAAGTCAGAAATGTACATTGAAGAGCGCAACGCCAACGGCGAGTGGATCTTCAAGTCCCTGGGCACTCCGGGAGCCATGCATCTCAGAGCCATCTCCACCCCGTACCCAACTAAGGAGTGGCTGCAACCAAAGAGACAGAAGGCCCACAGTCTGGGAACCACGTACGTGTACGACTTCCCAGAGCTTTTCAGACAGGCAGTGCACTCATTGTGGCAGAAATATGACCCTAGTGCCAAAGTCGGTGACGACGTCTTCAGTTACCTCGAAATTATCACCGACGAGGCCGGAAACTTGACTGAGGTCGAAAGAGAACCGGGAGCAAACACCATCGGTATGGTTGGTTTCAAGATGACCGCCAAGACACCAGAATACCCAAGAGGAAGACAGTTTGTGGTGATTGCCAACGACATCACGTTCAAGATTGGCTCGTTTGGTCCAAAGGAGGACGTTTTCTTCCACAAGTGCACGGAGCTGGCCAGAAGTCTGGGAATCCCTAGAATCTACCTGTCGGCCAACTCTGGTGCCAGAATGGGCATGGCCGAGGAACTTATTCCTTACTACAAGGTCAACTGGATCGACCCATCCAACCCATCAAGAGGTTTCACGTATTTCTACCTGACGCCTGAAGATCTGGCCGAGCTCGAAAAGACCGGCAAGGGCGGCTCCGTCATCACAGAAAGAGTTGTCGAGAACGGCGAGGAGCGTCACGTGATCACGGCCATCGTCGGTGTGGAAGACGGGCTCGGAGTCGAGTGTTTGAAAGGGTCTGGTCTGATTGCCGGTGGCACGGCCCGGGCATACAGAGACATCTTCACGCTGACACTGGTCACGTGTAGATCTGTTGGTATCGGTGCCTATTTGGTGAGACTTGGCCAGAGAGCCATTCAGGTGGAAGGACAACCTATTATTCTGACGGGTGCTCCGGCCATCAACAAAGTTTTGGGCAGAGAGGTTTACTCGTCCAACTTGCAACTGGGAGGCACGCAGATCATGTACAGAAACGGTGTTTCGCACATGACCGCAAGAGATGACCTGCAGGGTGTGGAGAAGATCATGGAGTGGCTGTCGTATGTGCCTGCCAAACGCGGGCTGCCTGTTCCGATTTTGGAGTCACGTGAAGACCCATGGGACAGAGACGTTGTTTACAGGCCGGTGAAGAACGAGCCGTACGACGTGAGATGGCTGATTGCTGGAAGAGAGACCGAGGACGGCTTCGAGCCTGGTCTTTTCGACCGCAACTCGTTCCAGGAGGCTCTTGCCGGCTGGGCCAGAGGTGTGGTTATTGGAAGAGCCCGTCTGGGTGGTATTCCAATGGGTGTGATTGGCGTTGAGACCAGAACCGTGGACAACCTTGTTCCTGCGGATCCTGCCAACCCGAACTCGACCGAGCTGCTGATTCAGGAGCCGGGCCAGGTTTGGCATCCAAACTCAGCCTACAAGACGGCACAGGCCATCAGAGACTTTAACAACGGAGAACAGCTGCCACTGATGATCATCGGTAACTGGAGAGGTTTCTCTGGAGGCCAGAGAGACATGTACAATGAGATCCTCAAATACGGTTCTTACATTGTGGACGCGCTTGTGGACTTCAAGCAGCCGATCTTCATCTACGTTCCTCCTACTGGTGAACTGAGAGGTGGATCGTGGGTCGTTGTGGATGccaccatcaacaaggacatGATGGAGATGTATGCAGACGTGGACGCTCGTGGAGGCATCTTAGAACCCGCTGGTGCAGTCAACATCAAATACAGAGAAAACAAGCTGGTGGTCACGATGGACCGTCTGGACGACAAGTGCAAGCAGCTCCGTCAGCAGCTGTCTGCTGAGGGCCTTGCCGACGAAGAAAAGACCAAGCTCACCAAAGAGTTGAGCGAAAGACATAGGGAATTGATGCCTATTTACTCGCAGATTGCCGTGCAATTTGCCGATCTTCACGACAGATGCGGACGCATGCTTGCGAAGGGCGTGATCCGCAAAGCTCTGGAGTGGACCAATTCTCGtcgcttcttcttctggcgTGTGAGAAGAAGACTGAACGATGAGTATCTGATCGCCAAAATTGCCGAGCAGCTGCCACAATCCACCAGACTGGAGAGAGTTGCCAGACTAAACTCGTGGTATCCATCTTCGCTGGATCTCGAGGACGACAGAGCCGTGGCCACCTGGACCGAGGACAACCACAAGCTCCTGGAGAACAACctcaagaaattgaaggGAGATGCGGTCAAACAGACTCTGGCCAGACTGTTCCGCACCGACATGAAACACACGGCCGAGGGGCTTTCGGAGATCTTGTCTCTGTTGCCTGCCGAGGACCGTGAGGcaattttgaaagagctgaagCACTAA
- a CDS encoding putative membrane protein: MRFILALAYFLAACRAAFSAEELTERRLQSPSGIIRVKSSEFDSFFEGEKDYFLVSFLTAQTNQKCQLCQYFQPVYETVARSFYESNPSFQKVFFLSVDAGDNIAHFQKYNISTVPHLWIYPISSFIYKPVDSDDAFDKRIPMPESLSIVSEHYTYPITDTVKQADQELRFATFLGELTQTKIVINKPMDLVLALKYCAGFFVLFRILRSRRQKVLDRIKNGTAMLVLSIISIYIFFSGVNFAVQRNVPFLVKDKDGSLKFLTPGVQNMIGAEVTLSIAFQMIFSLLLWLLIQGVPRIPKENRPAGMLLFAGMLFITYNLFTSMFKSKDPGYPFTYLYIPIF, translated from the coding sequence ATGCGGTTTATTTTAGCATTGGCCTATTTCCTGGCCGCATGTCGCGCCGCATTCAGTGCCGAGGAACTCACCGAACGGCGATTGCAGTCTCCGTCCGGAATCATCCGGGTCAAGTCAAGCGAGTTTGACAGCTTCTTCGAAGGAGAGAAGGATTACTTTCTTGTCTCGTTTTTGACGGCACAAACAAACCAGAAAtgccagctctgccagTATTTCCAGCCCGTGTATGAAACAGTTGCGCGCTCATTCTATGAATCGAACCCGTCGTTCCAAAaggtattttttctctctgtCGATGCCGGCGACAACATTGCACACTTCCAGAAATACAATATAAGCACCGTGCCACATCTCTGGATCTACCCTATATCTTCCTTTATCTATAAACCTGTTGACAGCGACGATGCATTTGACAAAAGAATCCCAATGCCGGAGAGCTTATCTATTGTCAGCGAACATTACACCTATCCAATAACGGACACCGTCAAGCAAGCGGACCAGGAGCTCCGATTTGCCACGTTTTTGGGAGAGCTCACCCAGACTAAAATTGTGATCAACAAGCCAATGGACTTGGTGCTGGCATTGAAGTACTGCGCAGGCTTTTTCGTTCTATTCAGGATTCTGAGGTCTAGAAGACAGAAAGTGCTCGACAGAATAAAAAATGGAACAGCGATGCTGGTCCTGAGCATCATCTCAATATACATATTCTTTTCCGGCGTGAACTTTGCTGTGCAAAGAAACGTACCGTTCTTGGTCAAAGACAAAGATGGAAGCCTTAAATTTCTGACCCCTGGAGTCCAGAACATGATCGGAGCCGAGGTCACATTGTCGATAGCGTTCCAGATGATATTTTCGCTTCTTCTATGGCTCCTAATCCAAGGTGTCCCACGGATACCAAAGGAAAACCGGCCTGCTGGCATGCTCCTCTTTGCTGGCATGCTCTTCATCACCTACAACTTATTCACCAGCATGTTCAAATCAAAAGACCCCGGTTATCCATTCACATACCTTTATATACCTATTTTCTAG